Below is a window of Paramisgurnus dabryanus chromosome 20, PD_genome_1.1, whole genome shotgun sequence DNA.
AATAGACGTGAACTcgaattcaacgatttgcgtgagtagattacatacaatgTCAATGAAAAACCGCGAATAGATGCAAACTCGAATTAaatgatttgcgcgagtagattacatacaaagtctaTGCAAAGACATGAATAGACACGAATTCGAATTCAACAatttgcgtgagtagattacatacaaagtcaatgcaaagacgcgaatagacACAAACTTGAATTTAACAatttgcgtgagtagattacatacaaagtcaatgcaaagacgcgaatagacACAAACTTGAATTTAACAATTTgcatgagtagattacatacaaagtcaatgcaaagacgtgaatAGACGCAAACTCGAATTCAACGATTTAcaaatttatatttgtattcattttgcatttatttgttGTAGTACAGTAATATGAATTGTAGTTGAAACACCAACAAGAATAACATATATTACAAAAACTTATTCGCTGTATTATGGTAATaccagatattttttatttaaaaaaattataacaatGTACTGTGAACATGTTCACATTTGATTTTGGACACTCACCTGTCCATGCGCACCAGCTCGTGTGCACCTGGGAAAAACAGGAACAGGAAATGGGTCACAGTGGGAAAGGAAACTCAGTCTCTATAAAACAATTAGTGCACTTGTTGCATTCACCCATCTGCAACTCATGCAGCGCTGTGTAGGATGTGTGTACCACAATCGAACACACAATGTAGGTCAGAATGAGTGTGTGAGTAATGCATGAGTAAATTTGTGAGCGTACTCACGTCTGCGCTGGCCGACTGCTTGTCTTTGTCTGTAAACCAGCATTAGTATGAGTGGGAGACACAGAATAAAAGCGATGCAGGCTGCGATAGCCAGACCTTCAGCCAGGGCATCTGAAAGAGAAAAACAAACCATGATTGCAAAAatgcttaaagagcacctattttccgatttcacgattttacatttcctttggtgtgttagaacatgttaacgatatgcaacgGTACGAATCTCAAAGTATCccgatgatgcgagttatcgtttcaaacttaaataactttttttggaccacaacaaacacacggattgtaggtaacagtttacttcctctACCTGTTTTGACcacgcttcaatatttaattgacaggacagctgccgtggtggttgcctagcactataaaaagccgcgtcgcattgctctttctttaaagtgaccaaaaaaaGGCAGTGTGGCTGCCTTGCGTTTCCAGGCGCATTTTAAACGCATTTGGTGTGATCGTCCCATCTTTCAGAAGCACATTTTATATTACTGCTTTGCGTTCGTAACACAGATCAGccgaaataaacaaaaaactgaaaaatcaTTTCACGCTGACACACGCATATGTTTCTTACACCAGCTGGAAGATACTATCTTTCAGTGGATATTTTGTTGATATATCATGTTGAACGTACCTTCTGAAGAATTCTGGACCAACTCTGAACATTTCAGACTGCCGTTGTGAGCTGTGGATACATGCAATGTTAAAATCACAGAGGAACAAAAAATATGTCAATGCCAAACCTGATCTCTCTACTTGTTCACTTACCTGGCATCACAGTCAGTAAGATGTAGTTATGGGCCTCCACCTCGGTTTTGTGTTTCTTGGTCTGGATGTCCAAAAGCCGGCAGCAGTATCTACCCTGGTCGTTCTGCTTGATGTTCTGCAGGGTGATGGAGAAGAGATGCCCATCCCACTTGTATTCTACACCGAGTGAGCGGTTGTTGGCACCTGTCCCACGCGGGTGTAAGCCATTGTGACAGTGCTCGTTGATGTTAGACGTAAAGACCCAGGTGTGCGGATGTTTGTCCTCCGGGTGAGTTACGGATCCAGACTGGTAACATGTTAAAGTGACGTTGGCCCCAACAGGACATACGTATTGCCGATGGGGAGCAGACAAAGTTGGAGAATGGCGCTCTCCAATCGCTGGAGAGaaaatggataaaaaatatGGAAAATTATAGAAAAGTGAAATGAAGcatttacatactgtaaatTTGACCAATTTTACTTAAGGTTATAATATTCAGAGTTTAAAAATATGccctatagatggtttcatcggacgcacatgcGATGACGCGATTAAGCGTCTGGTCGGAATTGGGTTTATTGGTTtattggtctgactagttgctaaatgaactcttgaacaaatacctcgttgaaaataacaactgttttggttttctaggtaatctatgtgttggttattttgcttgttattagggatgcaccgaatccagattttttaggttcggccgaatcccgaatacaccgtttaagattcggccgaatccgaaaccgaataccgaatcctactcgcatccttattccattaacacagtaaaacacattaatgaattatacaacgtccacagcatgtatttttcattttatttaattttaactgtacattatgccaggatgacaagttggaaaactgttttgacaattaccataagcctatgcataatgaaagcgatgcgttgcgacacgctcgtttttccaattagcaagcagctccgcgctgaaaactacatttaactttgagtgagaagctccgctcgtcaatgtcagttttcacacggccgtccaattacaatggaggaggggcaggacattaccacagcaaccaaccggctcacagctgaagcatcacagctaccaagcgcttggctgaaaaacagctggcatttggtgtcctcaaggcgttttcagccgtgtttaaaagttttggtgtgtccagcccctaaagctcaccgaaagaaaaagctcatctccacgtcagcacccgatgtgtgtaatcaacggccgcgtgacgtcgagcagcatagcgcaagcctaggattcggttcggtggaaaaaaattctaggattcggccgaacctgaaccccgtcaaaaagcccagtattcggccgaatccgaatccgaatcctggattcggtgcatccctacttgttatataaataaactactttaaaaggactttgttgttatttattcttagcggactttaccggaagttacgtgtggtCTACGTAAGCCGCTTGTTGgtactgctgaaactgtctatatacTCCAAAAcattctgggttattttcaacctagcATTGAGTCAAAAAGGTACGGGCCCAGCCCGCTACAGTAGGTTGTAATGTAAACcatactgggttgtttcaacccagaATGCTAGAttgttttaacctattgttGTTAATTTCAACCCTGGGCTGCtgctgggctcgtccctttttgactcaacctgtgttgaaaataacccagcatttacCAGTTTATTGGGCAGAGATAACTATAAGTAAGGCATTTAGGTTGATTGtggaaaatgtaactacttTGGCTTTGTGGTGGTGTCAAAGTTTGGGTGGGAGGTTAGTCACTCTTAATTTCAAAATTGTATtggaaattaaaaatgtaattgaacACTAAAAGAAGCAAATGGATTTATAGATTTTAGCGAATAATCTCAAATTAAATCTAACCAATGCAGttgcggctggtgacttctcttccaaggagcgcaaattcaaaatatgtgtttggagtgtcgtgtgttgctcgtaatgtcaaaatatgtgttcgttgcgtCATGTTAACCATGCGCATCATGCCAAAAAATGTGCCTGTTGCACACAAGTCGAaagcatagactgtaaaaaaaaagatggatgacgCGACGTCACCTCCTTctattgtaatgaattgaagctaAAGATGTCCGACCATGGTCGCGCCATgatacgtaaaaacgtcagtttggtgCCAAGgtatgcgcagaaggaatcgtccgtggagccagaggcggagccacAGTATAAAACTTCCGCCTAAATGCTCATGCACCCAATTCAACaacgccaatcataacgacacgcgtttctatagcatcaaattactagctaaaataaaacttatcacaaaaatgaacaattgaatAAATATCAGTGCGATTACAACTACCTTAAAGTACCAAGACCATCTTTCGTAAACTTTTAttggaaatgtaaaaaaaatttttatttatagcaGTCacattcgtttgaatggagagggcggggtttatgacttgtactgcagccagccaccagggggcgatcaaagagccagaggcttcactctTCAAGacgtatgaggcacacccggtcGAAAGGGTTCATAATAAAATAGACGCTTACAAAAAAACCTTTGAAGCGTCTGCAgcggcacgtattttgacacgACGCTCGATGCACATGGGTTCACATGACGTGCCGAAcaaatattttgacatgatgagtcacacacatgacgggcctCGCATTGTGcgcctcgaaaaagaagtcactggccgccactgaaccaatgtttatataaacaaggGGTGGACTAAATTTGATATTAATTGCTAACATTATTTGCAACAGGTTTATTGTTTGTCctatgaatacatttttgtcatttaattgtgtatatatgtgtgtgtgtttatagaATAGGGCGCTGGGTTCATTGTTGACTTGTTTCCTATCCTGTCATGGACAAATAAAGACCTACACCCTAACCACATATTGCATACAAACCCTGTTTGATAGTGAACTGTTACCGAAATGCATTCAGCAAAGCTGGAAGTTTAtcaaaaagacaaaataaataGGAAACAGCGGTTTTTCGTGTCTGTATTATAAAAATGTCCCATATTTACGAATGAATAACCCAGATACTGTTTGCTGGAACGTATGATTGTTCAATCTCCATTAACATGTTCTTGTTTGTGTATTTGAGATCCATGCGCATCGTGCAAATGGCTGTTTACTTAAGATACTCTTGCAGACATCGGTAGTCTGAattatgtgtgtgtttctcaGGAAGAGCAATAGGAAACAGCGTCTGTGTGATTACGAGCTGCTCGGGGAGGTGTGTCTGTTCCTGGCTCTTGAAGACACAATACAATTCAAATCCTGTCCTATTATTCCTATAAACCTCATCCGTCCTTATATTCCCAATCAGTTCATAATTATCCGGCTCCTTGTGAGAAAGGTCTCCGGCCCGTAGGCAGCTGCCAAAAGTCTTAACGCCGCTTTGTTGTGACTAGTTTTACAAACTACCCGGCACGCTGGACATAAACGCCCCCCTTTTAAGGTCTAGGTCACGCTTGGGTGAATGGCATGCTAGGATTGTTTTGTGAATGTTTTGGAGGCTAGGCTCatgtaaattgtttaaaaacacaaaatgtttaCAAGTTACATAGTTTACAAGACAAATAAGGAGTAGGTTTAAGATAAATTTACTGGTTCTGTGGCATGATGTCGATGACCTCTGAACATTATCTGATTTTGTGCATTAGTTTGTAAACACAAACCAAAATGGTTGGTGTAACATTCAGGTGGGTTTAAAGGCAGACGTTTGCATCTTGCATTTCTTATCCGTACAAATTTTTTTCACAAGGCCAACCCTGTTTGgggggttgtaatttaacctatgctaaGTTGTTTCGAttcaaaatgctgggttgttttaacccattgtagggccaaatataaacatttcctGGGTTCATTTAACCTAACACAACTGGGTCTGTCcattttgacccaacaatgggttgaaaAGAACTTAAATAGACCTCCATTGTAAATGCAttactgtttttgttttgtttttacaaactAGGGGACAGGATAAAATGATAATCTGTGAAAAGCATGCCACAGATGCTCTTGACAGAGCTAATCCCCAAACATTCCTTTTAAAAGTCTGTGACTTGTAGAGAGAAATGGCAATAAAATGTCTTCAGCCTGAGGGTACCTGTcttgaaatgtgtttattttaccTGTCTGTGATGTCAACACAAAGGTCTGCCACAAACGGGCTGTGACTGAATTTATCAGACTTCTAGAGTAGTATCGCATTTCTGTTTATGCATGTGACACATGCTTTTATCTAAGGTGACTGAAAGCACATTAAAGCATTTTTATGCATAAGTATCATctaatgcatgttttaaacccATATAAtcttttcaaagaaataattaacccaaaaatgaacaatttgtgTTTGCTTTTGTGAAAACTTTAGATACGAGGGTTGCAATATATTGAAATGATCAAAATACTGCAATGTTCATATTGCAATGGTTTGTTTTGATTAGGCCTACTTCAAAATGATGTATAATCAAATGCTTTTGCTTGTTGcagagacatttttttttttaaatattttaatatagttCAAATGATTTTACTGCGTATTTCATATTTTATATATCGTGCAGCCCCATAAGATACAATGTACTGTTACATGGGgtatgaattatttattttctttctggGGTGAACTAGGTAAGAATTTCTCCCCCATTCCCTCCCATGTGTATTCAACTTAAGAGTTTCTCTGTATATCAGTGTTTGTGTGAGAACTTCATTAGCGGTGTTAATGAAAACCATGGGGGAGCGAGAAACCTCCCCCTCCACAGAGAGGATAACAGTGAGGGACCGTCCCGTCTCACCTGAAACCACCTCATCAAGACCTCTTGGCAATACTGAAACCACAGAGTTTGTTTAAGGTTTAAATTACaggcatttaatattttttaaaagataaaacaattatatattatttgtgGGCTGAACTGGGATGGggtgcaacttttttttaaactaggTCTGCTGACTCAGAGCATGCTTGTAAATTACACAACACACACTGTGATTTGTAGGCTGATAGTGGTAAAAATAATGACGGACATTTTGAAATCTGACTCATTTACtcttttcaaacaaacaaaacaacattgcaATTTTGTTCAGTGATGCTATTAGCACAGAACATACAAATTAACCTTTGAAAATCCAAAAGCCACACAATTTACGTTTTCATTTATATAACTATGAGTTTACAGATAGAAGTTTGATATTGAGGTAAGAAGATTGTTTAAATTCATTACTGAAGATGAGCATTAAGTTGTTACcctttgttatttttctctCCTAAACAGTTTACAGTTAATCGGTTTGACAAGACAATGTGAATTTATCTCCTTACAAGGACTTAGAAACCATGGGGTGAGGAATGTAATTCAAGAGCAATATCCGGACCGTCTCCCTCTTGTCTCTATCCATCTATTTCATCTGGCATCATTCCTGTGTCTCTATTTaccttttctaacaatatgCCAAATGCACTATGCTTTTCATGTTTCACACAGCTGCTCATTTCTCAGGCCTGGTTAGGAAAAATTAGTAGAGTTTTCCTGTGATGAGGAAGTAGAGATGGTGGGAACAAATCATTACCCTCCGGTCTGTTGGAAACTAGGCTACAACAGCTACACTTCAAACCATTCAAATACTCTAAAACTGGCACAAATCAATATGATGGGCCTGCTGTTGTCTGTGGGTTATCGACTGTATTTCCAAGCTGGGTTTATTAGGGCTGTGTTGTGGATGGAGTATGGACTTTGTGGaccatgtttacattttatttctgaAGCACCCTCAAGTAAATGCCATCTATAGAAATATGGTAGTCATTTAAGGCCActgtaaatattaaaacacCATAGTGTTACTATTTGATACCATCATTGGGCTATGGTGACATTACAAGGTTTTGTAAGGGTCAGAAACataatttttaatatatgttattataaccttatAATTGTATGTATTTAATATAGATCACTCTCTTGACATCCTCACTGTTTATTTTGTACTGATctgaaatatttttctttgaattcTGTCAAAATAGGGTCAAaagaacaataaaaataaacccaAAATATTCAAAGATTGAAGagagattttttattttaaataaataaatctagtataattattaataaaaaatactacatatgGCTTAATGTGATGCTTCTAACAAATATTAATTAGGTATGGCAACAGTATAAATATTCCTATCACAATTTACTACATAAGCCACGCCTTCTCTACTGAAgcgtcataattttttttagattttttttcctgtATGCGAATTTTGTCCGCATTTTGTGCAACACCAGTTTATTTTTATCCTTATGCATAACGTATTTGTACTAAAAggaaaaaagtttaattttatttcattttatccTGTCCCTTTAACGTCCACTACTTACAACCAATCCCACCGCCGTATTGTCCAAACGTCACGTTGCGtatttaatattcatgagctaaGCTGTTTACACAAGCTCAGACTCACATCACGGGAGTTTGCATAAGAGACAAATGTGAGGCAAAATTTCATCGGTCTGAAGTGCTGTCTAGGTACATATCTACGCTAAAATTTACCTCACTAAAGTAATTTATGTCAATAATATTTATTAAGCTGACGTTTTTATAACTGCACGTGCCTCCCCAATGCACAGGCACGAGCCTGTTTAAAGTTTACTTGAGTTTACTTATAATAAGAATTTATTACTATTTATATGCCGTTTAGTACTTATctaactatttttttaatgttaatagTTAACATTGTAGTATAGTTTTCagttatataaaaatatgaaatgactcaaacatatgcaaactgacaTATTAAGTTTCCCTGAAGTCGCAACAGATGTGGAAGTCAGTCGTTTGAAGTTTGAGAGAGCccacatgaaaaaaaatattggtaggttgctttagtatttactattgTAAATTAATTCCTGGATTCCTCTTGTTCTTAACCTTACCATAGTAAGAATTAAAATATACTAGTATTTATTTACTACAATTCACTATAGTTACGCAGTACTGTACGCATTAAGTGTAGTAATTAACGTTACTATAATATATTGCAATTACATGCAGTTTACCCCAGTAAATACCAAACTGAATTTACGTGTTTTTTTCACGTAGcgtaaaaagtttttttcttcGGTGAAACAAGTTGACACACGCCTGATTTAGCCTTAAGAAAGCAAGATTTCACATGCGGAAAAGAGACAACTCATAGGAAGCGTTCTTGTCTTTACAAACAGCGATTAAACAGACGCGTTTTCAGAGAGGAATATACAGCGATACGCGATGCGACGACACTCCGTGTCGCGTGCGCACGCAgagcaaaaataaacaaagtagTGACGGGGCGCAAGAAAACAAATAATACAATCAAGAGTATATTTACCTTGTACAGCCAAAAAGAGATAAGCGCAAAGCCACAGAGATGAAAATACATCCATCAGTCCTGATCTCCTGTAACTTTCACAAAGTTACCAAAGTTCCTGACAATATCTCCAGCTGTAAAGGCAGAGTTGTAATTGTGTCTTATTCCTAAATGATGTTAACTTGTTAGCTTGTTAACATTAAGTTAAACATCTCACAATCTACTCTGAAGTGAGACTGAGAAACCAGAAGCTGACACACACTCCTCCCTCCTCCTCATCACTCCTCCTACCCTACAGCTACTACATACTGCTTCcctttaaacacacaaataagAAGACTCTTTATagcattattaataatataaattattaaatatgaaTAATGTTTTAggtactgattttttttaaacattttaaatcatgcaTTGAATGCActaatttatatttatgataTATTAATTGTTgtctaaataataatatttagcATTATATTATGTAAGAATAAAAGATTAAGTACAATTTAAAACTTATGTACATTTATTGTTTATGTAAGTTTATTCTTTGCTAATATAAATGATTAACTTATATAATTAAAAGCTTTTCTGATCCCTTCTGTTATACATCAGAACTGTAATTGTGCATTCATACCAGACATGAATGAAGCGAATAAATCGCGCTATTCGTGCGTACTAGTgcttaaacattttaagttaGCTCGCTCGCACATGAAATTTGCATTATTTGTACGTGAATATGCTCACTTGGCCGGCTTAATGTATATAGATCAAATTTAGTAAAgagcgtttttttttaaatttaccaATTCACTTACTTTTTTTCAAGCAagatcctttttattcctgtttctaTAAAAGTAAGATGTGTCGTACAGCTCCGGGTGACCACATACAGCAACAATTATATTGTCATCTATTGTTATTTTCGTATTTCCTCCCCTCGCTACGtcgtaatcacgtcactactagagcaagctcctgttAGGTTAATACCACGCGAATATCTGCacaagttcagatttttcaacttgcacgAATCACGCGTTACGCACGTCAAACGCCCAAAACGCTCAAATCGCGGCATTTGCGCAACCTTATTCGTGCAAATCACACCGCGGGATTAACTAAACATGTGTATC
It encodes the following:
- the vsir gene encoding V-type immunoglobulin domain-containing suppressor of T-cell activation, whose protein sequence is MDVFSSLWLCAYLFLAVQAIGERHSPTLSAPHRQYVCPVGANVTLTCYQSGSVTHPEDKHPHTWVFTSNINEHCHNGLHPRGTGANNRSLGVEYKWDGHLFSITLQNIKQNDQGRYCCRLLDIQTKKHKTEVEAHNYILLTVMPAHNGSLKCSELVQNSSEDALAEGLAIAACIAFILCLPLILMLVYRQRQAVGQRRRAHELVRMDSAQGHENAVFAVDSPEPKPRTVSQIMRQSSETGRHLLSDPGTPFSPIQGDVFFSVQEPIPESPNLLLD